The genomic region TGCTCGGTTTGTTGTCGATAAATTTCGGCGAGTTGAGCGCCCGATATTCCTGCCTTTTCCGTAAGTTCGGAAACCGAGCGCAGCTGATAAATCGGGTTCCTTTCATCGATGGTCATTAACAATCTCCATATTGATTGGGCGTAATATCAATCTAATCAGTTGACTATCGAGTGTCGATAGTCGGAATATCGAGATTGCAAATATCGTTAAGCGAGGAGTGGGTGGCCGTGTCTTATCCTAGTGACAGGCTCAAGAAGGTGCTTCTGCGTATCCCTGAGGATATGCACGCGGCGCTTGAGAAATCGCGCAAAGATAGCGGGCGCTCATCGTTGACAGCGGAAGTACTTGCTAGACTTGCGAGCACGTTTCCGGACGAAGAAAACTGGCAAGCGATTGCTCAAAATTCACCGGCGATGCAGCTTGAAAAACGCGTGCACTCGCTGGAAACGAGAGTGTCTGAACTTGAAGCCGTCTTGTCTCCCCAGCATTTGGAGAACATGCCCGAAAGGCCGAGCGCTTCGACGCTCATGGTGGAACAAATTCGAAAACGCTTGAAGACTTGATGGGCCGCTGAGAAACCACCCTCGTTGCTTACCGTCGGTCGAACAAAGAAAACAAAACCCCGCGATTGCAGTCGCGGGGTTTGATATCACACGCCGCGTAACCGGCGCTGAAAGCAGTTTGCACGATTGCTATTTAGCAGTTCCGACTCGCGGCCACAACAAGAGTGGACGCAATGTCGTTAGTCGCATCTGGTTACAATCTTGAAGACCCTGCCGAGTTTAAAGCGTGGTGTGTGCACTATCCAAAAGCAGCGAAACTATTGGCGTCAATCATCCGAAGCTGGCAGCGCTCTAAGGCGAAACTTCGGGATGATCCACACACATGGGCAGCATACCCGCTTCGAACGTGGTGTAAATGGACTGGCCTCAAACTGCGAACCTTGGAGCGGTATCTCGCATTTTTGGAGGTTCACGGCCTCATTCGGCGCGAACGTGGGCCGTTCGCCGGAAACACACTTCATGTGTTCATCCGTCCCACAAGGCGTGCGTTGGCGCATCATCAGTTGAATAAAGCGAGCAAACCGAACGCGAGCATTACATCGCCCAAGCCTCACGATGTCAGCAATGTGGTCGATTACGTTGCTATATGGCAGAACGCCATGATCAAAAATGGGCACCTAAAATACTGTGTTCTTACGAAGACGGAGCGCCATCTGCTTAAAGAAGCGGTCGCCAGCATGCCGCCTGAACACATCACCGGTATTATAGAAACAGGGCTTCAACACTGGACGTGGTTTGTGAAGTACATCGAAACGCACACAGAAGAATTCAATCTCGCGTCCACGCCCTCCACCAAATCCTTTGCGAAGCACGTCAACCACTTCACAAGCTGCTATTTGGCCGAATTGGAGGTAGTGCAAAAGCCTAAACTCAAGCCCAGGCCGACCGTACTGAAGCAAGCACCCAAGCCCGAATACACCGACGAATACCTTGACGCGTTGGAGGATGGATAAACACGCTTATTTTGCCAAGCATTCCGCCATTTAGGGACCAATTGGCAACATCTTCGGCGGTAGGTGTGGCGGGCTAATTGGCGGAATGGATGGCGGACTCTAATCACTTCTCTTCTCTTCACTCACTTCTCGGTTCTCAAAGGTTACGCTCACATAAGTTCGCGGTCCCCTTTGTTATTACTCAAGTGAAGTGCTCGCTTACGCTCGCGTCGTGATCCGGGAGAGTAGAATAGGTACAGAGGTTCTTATCCGGGATAAGAGTCACGTAGAAGAAGTCCCCGCGTAAGTTATGCCCATTGGAATTGATTGCAAAACTCACGACGGACGTTTGCGGTTAGTAACCAACCGTCTCCATAATTTCTACGTTGATAGCCAACGCACCTTTGTAACCGATAGTGGTCATATTCTTTCGCGCCCGACGCATAACCAGGCTCTCGGCCTCTTTGACTGAGTCGGCCTTCACCATGCAGTTGAATTTGCCTCGTGACTCCGTTCCGAAATCGTGGGTCTCGGTCACGGTGTATGTTGCGTAGTAGAAGTTCATTGTTGTTCCCCGTTTGCAGGCCGGACCTCCCGGCGTTGAAGTAGGTCGTATTTTTATTCGGAAGGATCGTCCAGACCGAGCGCGATCCGCTGTTCGGAGCGCTTTCGGGGGTGGGTCGCAGACGAACCACCTAAACAGTCTATTGTTGCCCTCCGGCTCTTTGTGCGCAAATTGGATAGCCACGGAACAACAGAAGTTCGTGGCTTGTGGGCATACTTCAGAAAATCTTCGGCGCATCCGAACGCCGCGCGATAGACACCAACGCGGATTGGTCCGACCTCGTTGTCGGCACCACTACGTCTGCCGGAGTCTTTGTCGGTCCTAATTCGGCAACGCGTTCAACCGTTGTCCGGTCATGCGTCACGCTCATCAGCGGCGTTCTGGCTACGCTCCCCCTTGAGCTATTCGAAATTGCCGCCAACGACGAACGTCGAGTCAGCAAAGACCATCCTGCAACGCTGCTTACGTCGAAATTCGCGAACGGCTGGACACCTGCCGCGAAGCTCATCGAGCAAGTGACCGTCGATGCCTTGCTCACCGGGGCTGGTTTCATCTTCATCAACCGCGTCGGCGGCGTGCCGCGTGAACTGATCCGGCTCACACCGGGCATGGTGCAGGTCAACCAAGACCCCTTCACTCTCGAACCTCAGTACCGGATTACCGGGCAGAAGCCGCGAGACCTCGCCCGTACTGACATCATCCACATTCAGTGCCCGGCCTCGATCAGCGTCAAAGGCGACTCGCCGGTCAATCAGTGCCGCGAAGCCATCGGCATTGCTCTTACGATTGAAGGCCACGTCGGCCGTTTGTTCGGCAATGGAGGCCGTCCGTCTGGCGTCCTGAAATTCCCGAACAAGCTCGGGGCCGACACGGCATCTCGCATCAAGGTAAGCTGGCAGTCGGCACATGGCGGCGAAAATAGCGGCAACACTGCTGTGCTCGAAGAAGGCGGCGAGTTTCAGCCGCTGGCGTTCTCGTCAACCGATGCTCAAACCTTGGAGCTTTGGGAGCGCTCGGCACTTGAAATCTGCCGTATTTTCGGCGTTCCGCCGTCTCTCGTTTTCGAATTAGGAAGGGCGACTTGGGGCAATGCGTCAGCGATGGCTGATGCATTCCTCCGGTTCTGCCTTTCCCGTTGGTTGCAGGTCTGGACTTCCGAACTCGCCCTGAAGCTTCTATCGCCGGGCGAACAGTCCAACCACTACTTCGCGTTCGACACGGATCAGCTTCTAGCCGCTAATCTTGCGGCGCGTGCCGACGCCTATCAGAAGCTCATCGCGTCGCGCGTCTTGTCGCCGAACGAGTGCCGGAGGCGCGAAGACCTGCCGCCTTACGACGGCGGGGACTCCTACGAAAACCCCAATACGACATCGGTAACGATCCATGGAGGCACGTCACCCGTCTCGCGTGGCAATCCGGCGGGAGGTGCAGATGGCGAGTGATGCCACCACCTTCCGCACCTTCTTTGGCGACCGAGAACGCGTCCTGAAGTTGAACCCGAACCTCGCCATGGAATTGGAACGGGCGACCGGCACCGGCATCAGCACTCTCAGCAAGAGAGTCTTCGGCGCGCAATTTTACTACCGCGACCTAACCGAGACGATCCGGCTTGGCCTGATTGGCGGCGGCGAGACACCGGAACGCGCGGCCGAACTGATCCGAACCTACGTCACCGACCGCCCATTAAGCGAAGTCGTCCCGCTCGCGGCGGGCGTGCTTAGCGCGCTGATGCTCGGCTCCAAACCCGACGAGGCAACGCCCGATGACGCATAAGTTATGCCCATTGAAATCAATTGCACGCCTAGAAAAACGCGAGTCGCCGACCGCAGCGCGCAAGCCGACCGAACGGCGCGACCTTGAAACACGCTTTCTTGCCACAACGGACCAAGGAGTCTTCGAAGGTCACGCCAGTATCTTTGGCGTTCAAGATAGCTACGGCGATGTGATCAAGCGCGGGGCCTTCAAGGCGTGTCTGAAGGCATTCGAGTCTGCTGGCCGGATGCCGTTGATGCTTTACAGCCACGACCCGTCGCGGCCTGTCGGCGTTTGGGAACAGATCGCCGAAGACGAAAAAGGGCTTCACGTCCAAGGTCGTTTGCTTCGCGACATCCCCGACGGTGACCTCGCCTACAAGCTCCTGATGGGCAAAGCCCTTGACGGTCTCTCGATAGGCTTTCGCGTTGTCGATGCGAGCCGGGACACGTCTGGCGTCCGCACCATCAGTCAAATCGACCTCGTTGAAATTTCGCTCGTGTCTCTGCCCGCCATGCCGGGTGCACGCATCGAACAGGTCCGTTCTTCCGCACGAACACCATCCGGTCACGCGACTGCCGTGGCTGACCTCATCACCGCCTGCAAGGCGGCATCGCAGTCATTCAACAACCCGAGGAAGTGAAACAATGCTTCGCGACTATGAAATCCGGTCGGAGCCGCCGATTGAAACTCGGCAGGAAGGCGACGACCAAAACCAGATCGCGGCGGCCACGGCTGCCGTGAATGAGCTTCGCACTGCACAGCAGACGTTCAACACGAATATCGAAGCCCGCATCACGGACGAACTTCGCGGCGTTACTGACCGTCTGACGGCCATCGAAACCCGCGCCAATCGTCCCGGTACTCAGCAGGCTTCCGAACAGCAGGCCGAACAGGTCCGCGCCGCCCTTGCGAGCTACATGCGTACCGGCAACGACGCTGAGCTTCGCTCGGCAGCGGCGACCGACAACAACCCCGACGGCGGTTACTTCGTTCTGCCGAACATCGACACGACCATTCGCAATTTGCTTGTTGACATCTCTCCGATGCGGGGGCTGGCGGAAGTCGTCACCATCGGCAGCGGGAACACGTATCAGCGTCCATACGGCACGAATAACCGGGGCGCTCAGAAGGTCGTCGAACGTGATGACCGTCCGCAAGACACCGCACGGCCCGGCGTCATCTGGCGCAATTACGGCGTTGGCGAATACTACGCTGCACCGATGTCTACCCGGCAGCTTCTTGACGATGCTTCAACCGACATCGCGGGGTGGCTGATTAACAACGCCACGTTGGACTTTGCCCTTTCTGAAGGCGAAGACTTCCTCAATGGCG from Hyphomicrobium sp. MC1 harbors:
- a CDS encoding TraY domain-containing protein encodes the protein MAVSYPSDRLKKVLLRIPEDMHAALEKSRKDSGRSSLTAEVLARLASTFPDEENWQAIAQNSPAMQLEKRVHSLETRVSELEAVLSPQHLENMPERPSASTLMVEQIRKRLKT
- a CDS encoding phage portal protein, whose translation is MGILQKIFGASERRAIDTNADWSDLVVGTTTSAGVFVGPNSATRSTVVRSCVTLISGVLATLPLELFEIAANDERRVSKDHPATLLTSKFANGWTPAAKLIEQVTVDALLTGAGFIFINRVGGVPRELIRLTPGMVQVNQDPFTLEPQYRITGQKPRDLARTDIIHIQCPASISVKGDSPVNQCREAIGIALTIEGHVGRLFGNGGRPSGVLKFPNKLGADTASRIKVSWQSAHGGENSGNTAVLEEGGEFQPLAFSSTDAQTLELWERSALEICRIFGVPPSLVFELGRATWGNASAMADAFLRFCLSRWLQVWTSELALKLLSPGEQSNHYFAFDTDQLLAANLAARADAYQKLIASRVLSPNECRRREDLPPYDGGDSYENPNTTSVTIHGGTSPVSRGNPAGGADGE
- a CDS encoding gene transfer agent family protein, with the protein product MASDATTFRTFFGDRERVLKLNPNLAMELERATGTGISTLSKRVFGAQFYYRDLTETIRLGLIGGGETPERAAELIRTYVTDRPLSEVVPLAAGVLSALMLGSKPDEATPDDA
- a CDS encoding HK97 family phage prohead protease yields the protein MTHKLCPLKSIARLEKRESPTAARKPTERRDLETRFLATTDQGVFEGHASIFGVQDSYGDVIKRGAFKACLKAFESAGRMPLMLYSHDPSRPVGVWEQIAEDEKGLHVQGRLLRDIPDGDLAYKLLMGKALDGLSIGFRVVDASRDTSGVRTISQIDLVEISLVSLPAMPGARIEQVRSSARTPSGHATAVADLITACKAASQSFNNPRK
- a CDS encoding phage major capsid protein, with product MLRDYEIRSEPPIETRQEGDDQNQIAAATAAVNELRTAQQTFNTNIEARITDELRGVTDRLTAIETRANRPGTQQASEQQAEQVRAALASYMRTGNDAELRSAAATDNNPDGGYFVLPNIDTTIRNLLVDISPMRGLAEVVTIGSGNTYQRPYGTNNRGAQKVVERDDRPQDTARPGVIWRNYGVGEYYAAPMSTRQLLDDASTDIAGWLINNATLDFALSEGEDFLNGDGANGFARGLLTYGTTAQKDFTRADGKHQHIAAGATNPTDDQLNKALVTLMMTLRKPYRGNARWLFNTTTAIRIRQLQDANKRFLWAPTGNLLEGEQSNLLGFPVEIDENMPDIGDGATPIAFGDFKLGYLVLDRSGIRLNRDEISQKGRVIFDVYKRTGGGVGDFNAIKFLKISNS